In Aedes albopictus strain Foshan chromosome 3, AalbF5, whole genome shotgun sequence, the following are encoded in one genomic region:
- the LOC109423606 gene encoding uncharacterized protein LOC109423606 — protein sequence MASVGLDMWNEFYDCTMNPGTHGVQYHLDLLKALLIHLKLAEKPFKLAIDAARCNNFDDAVLIFNDTNVMWLFQCKHGILKKPISHRELFETKGHDFDLRKYLVSYLRIKQEFPGHSKFFFFTNRTLNESNLAPWVRIEKRDVDEMMNLGGSHVGLVPVEENMPRMMDVFNEDFNNLQKGLIELFDSPSLDIPERLGRIKAPLAGILEITDDGSVKFVDEDYFVCSKLYGWLKSHFSAQGKDIQHVNRKLGTQQEHMQKLINGDKRQSIRVCIQEDEVRNFFKELTFCIDQPENLMLVCEERMKQSCRFSTVQIGFIIRELEKKFDDWKNEPLNQKKKKRYLTSTYVTRCWKEIIRNIHMPMNCILTDIKKLGAKVIEAIENDHMVGCEFKCITIAKKIRDEVYEGSILWEYNESLLHRAAEIGHDDMIVTLLDSHHFDVDDKCISIPGFNSYMALHFAAYHNQVTTMKLLLEHGAQINAHTSNKWVALHICADRGQPEAIQLLIQNKADVNARNDQNNTPLHLVAQRALTGNEQVQLLKLFVDNGADLKARNENGRIPLHIAVQKGNNEFVEASLSIDKTLVSIVDKSGYTPLHIAVHHGRKRCAKVLLDLGADANARSNKGRTPLGLAKRNEHAECEQLLIDHGATTHCSKAADDDRFAIQFDLPYG from the coding sequence GCTATTAATACATCTTAAATTGGCGGAAAAACCATTCAAATTGGCGATAGATGCAGCACGATGCAACAACTTTGATGACGCAGTTCTCATTTTTAACGATACTAACGTCATGTGGTTGTTTCAATGCAAACATGGCATATTGAAGAAGCCCATATCGCATCGAGAACTATTCGAAACAAAGGGGCATGATTTTGATTTGCGAAAGTATCTGGTGTCGTACTTGCGCATCAAGCAGGAATTTCCAGGGCACAGCAAATTCTTCTTTTTCACAAACCGGACGTTGAATGAAAGCAACCTAGCGCCGTGGGTTAGAATTGAGAAACGCGATGTGGATGAGATGATGAACCTCGGTGGAAGCCATGTGGGATTGGTGCCAGTGGAGGAAAATATGCCCCGAATGATGGACGTTTTCAACGAGGATTTCAACAACCTCCAAAAAGGTCTGATAGAATTGTTCGATTCCCCATCGCTGGACATTCCCGAAAGATTAGGTAGAATCAAAGCACCGTTAGCAGGAATTTTGGAGATAACGGACGACGGTTCggtgaaattcgtggatgaagaTTACTTTGTTTGTTCAAAACTGTACGGATGGTTGAAATCACACTTTAGTGCGCAAGGCAAGGATATCCAACATGTGAACAGAAAACTTGGCACACAACAGGAACATATGCAGAAGTTGATCAATGGAGACAAAAGACAATCGATACGAGTGTGTATTCAAGAAGATGAAGTGAGAAACTTTTTCAAGGAACTAACATTTTGCATTGATCAACCGGAAAATTTGATGTTGGTTTGCGAGGAAAGAATGAAACAAAGTTGTAGGTTTTCTACTGTACAAATTGGGTTTATAATACGCGAGTTAGAAAAGAAATTCGACGATTGGAAAAATGAGCCATTGAATCAGAAAAAGAAGAAGCGGTATTTGACCAGTACGTATGTAACGCGGTGCTGGAAAGAAATAATTAGGAATATTCACATGCCTATGAACTGTATTCTGACAGATATTAAAAAGCTTGGAGCTAAAGTTATAGAAGCTATAGAAAACGACCATATGGTGGGATGTGAATTCAAGTGTATCACAATTGCTAAGAAAATCAGGGACGAGGTATATGAAGGATCAATATTATGGGAGTATAACGAATCACTGCTGCACCGTGCAGCAGAAATAGGACATGACGATATGATAGTTACCTTATTAGATTCGCACCACTTTGATGTTGATGATAAATGTATATCAATTCCCGGCTTCAATTCATACATGGCTCTACATTTTGCTGCCTATCACAACCAGGTGACGACTATGAAGCTTCTCCTTGAACATGGTGCTCAAATTAACGCTCACACTTCAAATAAGTGGGTGGCTCTTCATATTTGTGCCGACCGTGGTCAACCGGAAGCTATACAGCTTCTCATTCAGAACAAGGCCGATGTCAACGCacgaaatgatcaaaacaacactCCGCTCCATCTGGTAGCACAACGAGCGTTGACTGGAAATGAGCAAGTACAGTTGCTGAAGCTCTTCGTTGATAACGGTGCCGACCTAAAAGCTCGAAATGAAAATGGCAGAATACCGCTGCATATTGCTGTTCAGAAAGGTAACAATGAGTTTGTCGAGGCCTCTCTATCAATAGACAAAACTCTCGTCAGCATTGTCGACAAGTCAGGCTATACACCCCTGCATATAGCAGTGCACCATGGTCGCAAAAGATGTGCGAAGGTGCTGTTAGATCTTGGAGCAGATGCCAATGCTCGATCGAACAAAGGCCGAACGCCGCTGGGCCTAGCGAAAAGGAACGAACATGCAGAGTGTGAACAATTGCTTATTGATCATGGTGCGACCACCCATTGTTCCAAAGCCGCTGATGATGATAGATTTGCAATACAATTCGACCTCCCATATGGCTAA